Below is a genomic region from Pleuronectes platessa chromosome 2, fPlePla1.1, whole genome shotgun sequence.
ATTAAATCTATCAATTTTAGATCCCTGGTGCGAAATGAATGTAATTTCTGCCTCATAACGTCAGTCGGTTTTTCTGCTCAACAGAAAATCCATGAGAATGAGACCCTGGACGAGCTCTTCGCGGACCTCGACCAGAACGGAGACCTGGAGATCGACTTCAAAGAGTTCATCACCCTCATCTCCATGGTGACCTCGGCATGCCATGAGCTCTTCATCCCAAGTCAACATGACTGATAAGCATGTTCACTAATATCTCATTGAACACGATGAGGTAGATAGGAAAAGTGTCTGTATTCTTTAAGTGGGAGTGAATGATTAATGCCCATTAAGATGACGTCTGAGTAGATTTTGACTTGGAGGCAGGTTGTTgccacatttgttttttctgtataAACGACTTATTGCATGGTAAAATAGagaaaagtagaaaaatatAGTGTATGCAAATTTATGCTGCAATCCAATACcacatctttaaaatatattaGTTACAGTCTAATTATTCTgcaattttctttttccagataTTTTAAGTGTGACAGCAACTATTTTACTATCCTTTATCTGTGGCTGCACTGTAGAAGCTACTTAATGGACGTGGCTGCTGTGTATATCTGAGGACTCTGTCACCCAGGTCATTGTGTTTTCAGGAGTTGTAAGTGTACATAGTCAACTGGACACGCTcatgtttctcaaagatgtctcacctctcatccaagaggTTTCTTCAGTTCTGAAGGTACTTTGTACACTTTACAACTCCTGACAGTAATTGTTGTGTAGTAGTCTCATGCATTTGTGTTCTTCAGTTATGATtgtcaaatatataataaataatataataaaagtaaGAAGTTCTATGGCATTCAGTCTctcaatgtatttgttttgcaaTGGGTTTGAGCCAGGCCAACAACAACGTCAGCAATTTTCACTTCCATACAGGGTTAGTAGCCCACAGGCCATTAGTTATATGTCACCATTACTGCctacatttatctttatttgatTTAGGCTGTAGTCATGTATTTTAAGTTTGACTGTTTTcaacttttttaaatacacttaccTCTGCGATTCCATTCCTATCTATCCATATTTGTgtatgtctatctatctatctatctatctatctaaatttTAGCTTGGCAGTTTGTAGCATTGTGATGTGTCAAGTAATACATTTAATACAGCTGCATCAACAGTAGCTAGGAAGTGTAACTGTATAAGTGGTCTCTCCTACTCATGAGCTGAACTACTCTGACAGGGACCAAACAGCTCCTCCCTGTGGCCACTCTTAACTCCGCTCAATGTAAAGTGCTCGACCTGAAGGATGAAGTGAACACGTTTTTGGGTGATTCACACGCACCAGGACAACAACAAAGTTCCTTTTCGCCCTCAGTTTTCTGGATTGTAAAACTCTCTCTGATAAATGCAGCATTTTCacagtcacacatacacaagttaTTTCCTATCTCAAAAGTCCACTTCACCAAAGATTCACCGTCTCAGATTGTTTTCCATAAATTCTAGCATCTTCTTCCAGGAGTCTTCTTGTGCTGCAGCATGGGGTGCGAGATGACCTCCCCACAGAGTGAACACTGCAGAGgataaaaagtcaaaaatacAGTTATTACTCTCCATTACAGCTCCAACTTAACTTTTTGAATTTCTTCTCCAGATGACCAATATATTTACATCTTACCTTGTCTTAACATTTTAATGATGGGTCTGGAGCAATGGGACATGACTCACCTTTTTCAGGTTTGACTCTCCATAAGGATATTCTTGAATTTGGCGAGTAAGGCGGTTCGATCAGGTGACCAGCACCGGGGTACGACAAGCGAGTGAACAGGTGAGATTTATCTGCGGCCCTCAGGGTTTCCTCGATCTGATGATGAACCAATCATGGTTTTAAAAAACGATGCCGACTAAGGTCACTCAATTTACTTTGAAAGAACGAAAAGAGACAAATCTACCAGGTTTGCGTTGTCTGTGCTTGATGCATTCTGGTCATCTTCTCCCTCTATGTACATTAATGGGCAAGTGATGTTCTCGATCTGCAAATACACAGCAGCAAAATTCATACAAAGCACAAAGTGTAGATACTGTTAGTGCATATATGAGAATGTGTTTTAGTGTGGCCGAGTCTTTCACATCACCTTCACTTTGCTCTCAGGGTCAAGATTAGCAGGCGAGGAGATTTCTTTGAAAGTGACAAGGCCTTGGTCATCATACTCCCAGTATTTATTGTTACTAAAACCAGGagttaaaaaggaagaaaaaaacttgAATCTTTTAATCTTTAGTCAAAGTCATCAATAGTAAAGACAATTCCATCAGCATTGAAATATTTATATGTAATCCTACAACCCAGTGCTTTAGAGAGTACACAGAAGTAGGATGGTGAACTCTATTAGAAAATACAATTTACCTTTCAATGTTTTCAGTCCTGCCGCCTGCATCTGAGAGCTTGATGGTACTTCCCACTGGTCCATTGATACAAATCAAACAGGAGGGCTGGAGAGGAGAAATCAAACATTATACAGCTAAACATGTTTACCTGTTCTATGTTACTGACCGACACTGACGTACTTTGACACCAGGCTGAGTGGCATTTCGAAGAGCCAGGTAGACTCCATACGACAGACCGATCATCCCAACTCTGTCGGCACAGACCTGAGGATGATCTCGCAGCAGGTGGAAGGCTGTCTGTTCAAACACAACAATGGGATAGTTTGAGTAAATAACATGGTCATCAATTTAAGGCAGGAGATAAACAGGAAAAAACAGGAATAGAAGGAAACACAAGGGAACCCAACAAATGGACCAACAAGGGAGACGAGACTAAATATACAAAGGAGGACGGGATGATTGGGCACAGGTGAAACAAAAGGGGAAGACAACAGAAGTAAGCAAATCAAGGAAGTAAGTAAATCAAGCAAAGATGCACAGGGCAAATCATAAtaaaacaggaataaaaaaagtatgtaatgtaatgtaaaccaTGTAACCATAGGCAGCTGGACAGAGGGCAGGACACTCTCGGGCAGAAGACCCAGAGGCTGGGCAGACAGGTGGAGCTGTTCTAGAATTTGTCTGGGAGGCTGAGCAGGCTGCCAGAGACAGGAAGCTGGCAAAGGTGAGTCCCCGCAGGGGGCGGAGCTGGAGGGTGCCGGCAAAGCTAGGGATGAAGGTGTGACCTCTCTGGAGGCCGGCCAGGGGGTCGACAGTAAAGGACACAGGGTGCGAGGCCAGGGAGGCTGGGTTTCTCCGGAGGACACAAAGGTCAGGCTGACTGGGAAGTAGGAGCTAGTGACAGCTGTACTTCAGTCTTGAGGTCAGGATCAGGCTGATGATCGGGGCCTGGAGTCccccacagaccagagagggaaCAGTTGTCCTCCAGGCCGCCGACTAGAGAAGTGGAGTCCGAACTGGTGTTTCGTAGATCTGGAAGGCTGGCTGGAGGCTAGCAGGCCAATGGCTCGCTGATGAGGCAGATCGGAGGTGATCAGTTCCTAGTCACCATCGGGCTGGGAGCTATGCAGTATAATGAGTTTATTAATTTAACACAATTGAATCTAATAGGACTAGCATGATAGAAATGATAGTGAATTTAATAGGCAAACAGAAAAGCaggggagcaaaaaaaaaacacaacatctcgAATATGGGACCAATGAACCAAACCAAGAAGATGAGACATCGGAGGTCAAGGCAGGAGCCAAACAAgaaccaacacaaacaccagtGAAACAAACCGACAAGGGAGACTGACAGACTAAATACATAAACAGGTATAGTTAGACACTCAAACACATTCAGGGCGGGGCAGGAAGAAAATCAGGCAAAGGCACACATGGCAAATAATGTCACAAAGAAATTCATAAATTCCACAAAAGCATTTAAAGTCCCTTAGAGGAGCAAATCCTAACACGTAGATCttttttaaagtgaaattaTTGAGTGAGAAAAGAAGATACAAGGCAAAACAAAAGCCTGCATCTTATTCTACCTTGAAATATGAATCATCAACATTGAGGCAGTTCTTTGGGCCAGGTAAGTCTTTGTGCTCTATGTAGGCGAGCGAGAAGCTGGCGTAGCCTCTGGATGCAAACAGAGCAGAGCGGTACTCCACCAGTCCTCCACCCATTCCCCACAGGTCCAACATGGCAGGAAAGGGACCTGGACCTGCAAGAGATCAGTAGAGTAGACGCTGTTCAGGAGACAGTTGCCTTCCAACACCTTTCCATGTCTATCTTATACAGTGCTTTATAGAGTATGTGTCCAATATACTCACCAGGGGGTAAGAATAACGTCCCTACAAGTGTGTTTTGACGAATCTCTATTCTCCTTACGCCTGGTGCCATGTACCAGCGCTCAGCAGTTACAGCTGCCAGCTCAGCACCCTGTGCCTCACTGGGTGACACATGCCCGTCCAGTACAGAAATGTGCACCACATATGGAGTGTCAACATATTTTTTCCGCAATCTGTGGAAGGATCAGCAGTTAGACTTGAAACTCTTATCGACCCAAAACGGTTCATACAGACAACAAGCAGGTGAATTTGGTAACAATTCACTGAACAAGAATATTGACTGGATTCAAAATAATCAAAAGTCTAATATAAGTGGAGACTAGAGAGAATGAGTTATTTCTGTAAGTCAGTGGCTGTAGCTGGGTTTAGCAATGAAAAAACAGTTTGTGATATTATACCACCAGGAGTGTAAGGAAACTTTAAAACGCACAGTTAAGGTGCATTTTTAAGTTGGGTTTGATTTCAATTACTTTATTTTCTGGGTCTCTCAGTCTCTTGTTTTTATCACTTGCCTCAAACCTTCTCGTGCTCCAGGAGCCGGCTGCAGTCCCCAGAAGAGTCCCATTGGCTCACAGCCCATATATGATCCCCCAATAGAATGATCCCTGCTCACTataagaggaagaaagagagaagggagaggatCATTAAACGAGTAGAAGTCTAGTTGAGTCTATTAACTCTATATATTTACTAAAAGAAGAGTTAAGAATATAAGACTCAACTAACTACATACAATTTCAGAAAATTCAGtttaaatctcacattattTGTGGTGTTTTCTAAATTTATTGGGACCAAATTGTATGATGATGTGTTAAACTGTTACAAAAGCATTATATACATTCAGTGAGGTGATACAGTGATATGTATGGTACTGAGTCGATACTCAGTGTGACTCACAGTTCACAGTGCCATCTGCATTTGTATTATAATGGGCGAAGGCCTCCCACAGGTCACCATCCTCACTGTGCATTCGTGCACACACTGTAACTGGACTGCTCGGGAGTAGGAAGTGTCCTTTAATGCTGATCTGTTCGTCTATGAGAGCCCGAACAGGAGCAGCTGTCAACAGAGGGGCTGGTCTACAGCTGCTCCTCCACCGCACTGCACCTGCAAGAACAAGACACAGaaaaattaactctgagtggTACTATCAATGAcaatatatttgaaatatttattgTCAGGCTGACATTTCATCTAATTCAATTCCATTCAATTGTTTTTCTATAGCATCAAATCACATCATATCACTTGAAATAGAATGGTTAGGGGTTATGAAGTATGAGTTAATGAGGTATAGTGAGGTTGACACCTTTCAAGATTCTAAACAAACATAACAGGTACCACAATTAGCACTTGGTGACTGCGGAGAGAAGCAAAATCATTTGAATGGAAAAAACCTCCCACTGAACCGGACTCAGTGTGAGTCCTCAACTGCCTCGACAGGTTGGGGTGAGCGGAGAGGTCACCTTTAATGTGTGTAATGCCAGAGCCAGAGAAGGTGGGTGGAAAGGGGGGACagaagaaaagaggggagaTAGGTGCATTCATTTGGCAGAAGCTTTTGTCCTAAGCTGGAGGGAAAAGTAACCCACTTGCTTATCAGTAGATTGACTTTTAACTTTCATTGTTAATGAGTACACGTTGACCTGGAGAAGCTGAGAATCAAATCAACCATTAACAATTCCTGTCACTCAGTGCTAGACATGTCCTTCAATCAccctattatatatatatttaatgaaatCTTTTCTTTATAATTCTACTCAACATGTTGTGGAGCCCCTTGGTGTAGATTGAGgtctaaaaaaaactgaagttgTAATAATAGAGTTTCCTTGTCGTTTTGAATCAAAGCACACGTGTATAACCAGGCTGATGCATGGGGAGCCCTGCCGCTCACTGTTTTATGTAAAAGAAATGTCCAAGACATGTTATTTTACTGAAAATATCTCCTGACCCCTGTGAGGGTATTACAGAGGTGCATTAATCATCATGGGCAGGTTCAGGAATACTATAGTATATAATCTATAGACAAATGCTGCCATTTTTAAGTCATACCCTTAAAGTACATCTATTTGTGAAATACAGGTGATAAAACTCTGCATGTCACAATCAGAGCTTCAGGCAGTCAACTTGAAGCAGAGGCAGATTCACTCTGGGTCAAAGTTGAATTTACTGCTTAACTGAGAAACAAGCTCCCAAAGAACAAACAAAGATCTTACCCACTGCACGATGCAAGCCTGTCAGATTCCTGTGTAGATTGAAGCATGGTTTTAACCTCATTCCCACGAGCTGCTGCATTGTGGTCACACATCGGCCCAGCATGATGGTCTTTTAAGATCCGACCTTAAAACACAGGAAGATGTTCACACTGGTTCACAGCTCTCTggtcaaatgaaaaatgatctGCTCCAGTTAAATATTTAACCTTACAACTGACCCAAGTCTGAACCAAGGCTTCACTCAACATCAGGCCTTTGCCCTAGTCTAGTATTGTTTAACAAAATAGTAAGAAGATGCTgcttcctgaaaaaaaaaaaatcggtcTGCCTGGGACACCCTTTGAgccaaattataattattaatgcCAGTTAAATCTTAATGAATTTTAACAATTCCTAACCGAAATTACACACATTACAATCTTTGACCTCTTCAAAGACTCATTGGTAACCGATAGATTAGAGGATGAGATGATTAAGAATCTATTTAGTTCAAAGTATCTGATATTTTatgataattaattaattaacttaATCCACCCTAGAAGTCATCAAATGAATGTATTGGAGTAAAGAAATGCAACATTTCATCTGCAAGGAAGTATTACAAAATGGAATTAATTTACAAGTATCTCAAAACGGTACTTAAGAACAGTATTTAAATGTACTCACTTACAGTAGAGCTGTTATGCTCATAAAGACACAGCACTTCAGTTACACCGTGCTAACACTGGGTGGAGCTCAGTTCATTGTAGCATGGATTCAGAAAGATGTGTGAAATTATCCCTTCAGATTCTGCGCCATGTCGTCATGACCTCATCACATCACTCAAGCAGACTTGATGTGAATCTCCTCATCTACAACATCCAAAGACTTTTCTATTGAATGCCGAGCAATCAACAATGGGCAGGCCAATGAAGTAGGGTTGAACAATATAGCCACTTTAACATTTTCATATGAGTgtatattgataattatcatgatacatatcacattgtttcttttaaGATTGTgggaaggttgtggttttaaactcttctttatgagcagagaatcaCAAACACTTTAATCTGAAGTAGATCAATAAATGTGTTATACCTCGTCCCAAGATATATTTTGATATGTGTATTGGTTTAGGGCACTACACTGAAGTACAATGAACTCgttgaaaataataatgacaGCACTTTGAGATGACTAAGTGAGATGTTGAAGTTGCCTtcagaagaaaaggagaagcACATGGTCAGTAACTATACTCACAGGGGCTGTGGAATTTAAACAGTGACAGATTTTTATTAAGGGGTTTAAAGTGTACCTAAAAAAATCTTCACCCACACCATTACAGTACCAGCAGCCTGGACTGGTGACACAGCAGGTTGTGTCCATGAAATCATAATGTTGATGCCAAATTCTGAGCCCGACCATCTGTGTAGCTAAGCACAAATCCAGACTCATCAGACCAGGCTTCTCTTTTCCACTCTTCAGTTGGTGCACCCTCAGATTTCTGTTCTGGCTGACAGGAGTGGAGCAtggctttgttttctttgtatgATTAGGCATGTGTTCATATATAAAAGGCTTGTAGAACATATGTATCAATGTCTAGATTAATTCATATCTAGAGTCATTAAATTCAGTGTGTATCTATAACAGCGAAAGATGGACCTGTGGCAGACAAACTCTTACCGTATATTGATATAATCTAATACTCACCTCTGCAGGTGTGGAGCATATCACTAAACATATCACAGATACCCGAGTAAGCATTCGGTACAAAACTTTACAAAGACGAATCTACacacatattttaaaatatgctATTTAAGTTCTGGCTTATCGGAAACATTTCCGATCTTAACGGCATGTGATcaattgagattttttttttttttttttttttttttaaaggtgggCTGAAAGAGTTCATATCAGCAAACTCTGCGGTGGTTCACCTTCAGGGCAAAGTCCACAATATCTGTAATCTATTGCTCTGAttcctttcttttccatttgatatttttttatttgtggttATAGAGTAAGTGATACAATATTACTTAAGATTATGcttaaataattattatctGTTGCTGCCATCCTTAAAATCACAATTTAATCTATAAACATGAGACAAATAATTTTGTCTGAGAGTTTAAATATCGTCACCTTTCTAAAATAATGGCCTAAGTCTTTTTTTGACaagaattatgttttttttgccaAAATCTCCTCATGATGCTCTGTTAAAAATCGCCTACATCCTCAGTTGAAATTATTTCATCTACAGTTTGTCAAATTTTTTCCACATTACATGATCTAATTAAGAAGAATTTGAATACCGTATTGTAATCTAACAGCTAGAAATTATGAGACAACAAACCAATGACAAAGGACCCTCTTTACAACAGCTTCTGCACCCCTAGGTTGGGTTGGGATTCTTTGGGAATCCCTGATGCAGCTTAATACAAGTAACCACGAGgcaataaatgtttttcagaaTGATCACACATTTGTGACTGTACACCTCAAAGGGttgatttttcctttttggtAGGAGATGCACTTGACAATTCTGACACTTACGAGTTCTTATCCACTGAAAATGACAATGAGCTAGTCGTTGAAGAGATGAAGCAGCATGTACCAGGCCAAGACGCTGTTTCAGATTGAGCAGAAAATACCTTAAACACtcctgttgctgttgttgaAGATGCCAagcagacacacccacaccatGAAGAGGACCTATTGATAAAGATTAGGTCATACACGCCATTAGTTTAAGAGGGTGACGATATGATGGTTACACAACTTTTACTGGTCTCTCTCTTCACTCtgctagaggtttcttccagttattTGCGTGCTTGATCATTGTGGGAACTACTGGGTTCCTCTATAATTTGAAGGTCTCCACtttactatgtaaagtgccttgatatattgtatgttatgatttgtcactatacaaatacaatttgattgaatttaggcTTAACCTATGAGTTTATTAACACACCTTTCTCGGTATAATGCAAACCTGTTTCAATGCAAAGAATTTAGAAAATACTTCTGCACTAAAGTATGATAATTAGACAAGACCAGCTGTTTCTTCAAACAAGTTAAAATGCTGACGAAGGGAACTTTTACattgaaacaaataaatgtagaCAATTGTAGATTAAGCCCCCCAAATCTCAGATACGCGTGTTATCGAGTCAATGGTTAGTATGCATCTTGCTAAAATTAATCTACAGACATATTTAATAGTTTAATGACGTTCCGGAGGAGAATGAAAGTTGCTCATTCCTTTTCAATGAACATGTCAGGGGTGGGCTAAAAGAGCTCCAGTGCAAAGTCTATATTTGTCTGTTTTCACTCTGAGGAACACGTGACCCTCCAGATTCACCACCGGGTCAAATTCACAGAGGGATCTTACCACCGAAGTCCTCCCGAGTGCGATGGTAAGTCCCGTTGAATAAATGGATGTCAGGCCTGGACTAAAAtgaggactcagatgcagaggattCACGTACCAGCACACTTTATTGAAATCAGTTCCTCTATGCCGAGTGACAAAAGATCGGGCTATTCAAAACACTCACTagaaaaaggaggttttaaaaaataaatcgcTCCCGAAGGATGTCAAAAAAAAGGCTAGAGCAAGAAATCAAAATCACTCccgaaggaggaaaaccaaactaTGAAAACGggacaaaagaaaaggctcacCTAAAAAGGAGGCTCAATAAACTAACTAAAACTCTCTAAACATAAATCACTCCAAAagggggaaagaaaaactgattaccaaatcaacacaaaacgaagctaaactagaaaactttaacaaaccaaaaatcactttcaaggaggaaacagaaaacaacttacgTGGCGTAGCAAACCTCATaggcaaaaacaacaatgactGTGGATAAGGGCTTAGGTGCACGGACAAGGACgaaactacggtggccctgaaagctcaacgaacggcaacttaagaaaacacatgcaagttgacaaaacacctgcaaaaagagaaaagcgctacaaataccggaacgagctgcaaatagagaaacgcgcagcaaataccgtaacgcgttgcaaaaagccaaacgcgcagcaagaagccaaacgcgcagcaagaagaggccacaacacaacggaagtgtttccaggggacagctaaaagtgatggacactgctgccacaaaaacgtccaatacaccatagaaattcggttctacacagggttcggccacccgcggcttttcggcccctctgcagtggctgtacagtacaatgttgtgcatatgtttagcgaacgctcaacttaacgaatcagttttcatattattaacgtgaacgtaacgatgaacgtgagtgaacgtcacgtacattttttaaatcatcaccgtatcaggccatcatgaaataccaggagcgggcgagtgtgtgtgtgtgtgtgagtgtgtgtgtgtgtgtgtacgtgtgtcccccggcgctccgaccccgcccactcactcggagagagccacagtgagctctgatcacggaagatgatccgatctagagacatgtcgtcttctcctgttaaactgaataaacagcgctaacaagcaagcccctgtttgtgaggcaatatattgtccatagtgtgcaggggtacaaaacctttactatcaaaagagcgagtgggcggggtcggagccccgggacccgggacctatatacagtctatgcccgggaccggagcactcgctacacacacacacacgattttGTTTTATCATATTAGCTTCCGATTCTCTGTAATGCCCCGCCAGTGCTACTCATCCAGTAccttatgttttcacccctgtccgtttgttggtgtgtttgcaGGATTGATCAAAAACTActtaacagatttccatgaaactttgtggaagTATGAGACATGAGCAAAGAAAGAATCCATAAATTTCCCCGAAAACCTCGGCCTATTTAGAAGACTTGTAAAACTTGGTGCAGCTTGGTTGAATTAAAGGAGGCTGTTGGGCCTAGACGTGGGCGTGCATTCTACTGCGTGCCACCCTAGTTACTTCTTGTTTCGTGCCCTGATTTATCCAAATATTTTGTTGACAAGAAAGGAGAGAGGTCAATACATTTTAAGAAAGGATTTAGAAAGAAATTAGTTTGTGAGTACAAACTTTATGAGTTCAAActgtcttccttccttcctcagtGTGCTATTTGCCTTGTTTTTATCCATAGTCTTTATAAAAcgatggacgacgcatctcctcttccttccagTATTCATAAATGTCTTGATACCCGATGTCCCATTGATACACGCGGTCAATTGATCACGAGTCACGGATAAAATTAAGATCCCACctacttacatggaggaggcagggtttatgatctttactgcagccagccaccagggggggatcAAGACGATTTAGCTTCACTGTAGGGGAGCTATCATGTCACCTATCGATTTGTAATCTCtcagaacagaaacacaacccCAAAACATGAAGAAGGAGAAACGATcaatacatgaataaaagtcagaTAGAGGGCAAACACTTTAtcattcttttctcttcctctactCAGAGTTTCCAATCACTCCCAATGTaccttttcttctctcctgcaCACTTTCATTTGACCTTTCCATTCTATTTCTTTTAATCTGGCTCAGCAATCGACTCAGACCGACTAAGAGCTGAAGCTCATTGTGATGCGGCACACAGCTGTACAcaactgtgtctctctccccagACTGCACTGTTACAGTGACCTCCACAAATATCTGGAGTGAATGTGGATTTTTGATCCATTTATCCAAGAGAGTCACAAGTTCCCTGTGGACAGAGAGGCTTATGTGCACTGTGCACACTATAACAAAGTGGGTTTACTTTATTAATCAGATGTAACaagctttattttgtattaaattacACACAACTAGAAATAATCTGtcattaaatatacattaaaCAATCACAGTTGTACTCTAATAAGACATAACCAgctgtattatttattattattattattattattattatatttattattattattattatcatcaataATAACTATAATTAAAGATCGATTTTCATGTTGATGCTTATACACTAGTAATATTCTGCGTTGAGCATTAAATTATTGTTCTGTGTTGGCAGCAATCACTTTTCCGGTACACAAGCCCATACTGAAACAACCTTGACATACAGATacaatatttaatgtttaaCCCTGAGACATAACTTAAATGAGAGACctgtaatgaaaaatacaagtaaaaataaaaatgacatcagcacacaaaagaaaaaaagataaagaaaaaagaggtgaCTAGAGCTCTGGCATTACACACATTAAAGGTGACCATCTTTCAATAAACCTGTTTCACTTGTaatcctgctgtgtttttctatATAAAAAAGACCCGTCGGGCCCTGTCTCTCTATGGTAATATTGGCTGGGCCACCGAGGGAATGCACTTCTGGATGTGGTGATGCCTTGAGACAGTAAAGATTGCTCTAGGGCCTCTAGAAGCAAAGATGGCTCTGGGGCTTCAGGCGGCAAAGACGGCTCTTGGGCCTCAGACGGCAAAGATGGCTCCAGGGCCTCCGACGGCAAAGACGGCTTTGGGGCCTCCGACGGAAAAGTCGGCTTTGGGGCCTCCAATTGCAAAGTCGGCTCTGGTGCCTCCGACGGTAAAGTCGGCTCTCGGGGCTTTCGCCGCCCTCTCTTGGCTTTCTGAGTGCCGGACTGCTTCCTAGATATCAGAATTTAGCAGAACATAAGCAGGATTGTAACTATAGTTTTTTCCATACACAATCACATGCAGAAGAATATGGAGATAAGGATCATCTCACCACCATAATGGGCTTCGTGGAATAGGGGGAATTTGGTCTGCAATGTTGGCCGGCCAGT
It encodes:
- the LOC128459351 gene encoding bile acid-CoA:amino acid N-acyltransferase isoform X1, with protein sequence MLGRCVTTMQQLVGMRLKPCFNLHRNLTGLHRAVGAVRWRSSCRPAPLLTAAPVRALIDEQISIKGHFLLPSSPVTVCARMHSEDGDLWEAFAHYNTNADGTVNLSRDHSIGGSYMGCEPMGLFWGLQPAPGAREGLRLRKKYVDTPYVVHISVLDGHVSPSEAQGAELAAVTAERWYMAPGVRRIEIRQNTLVGTLFLPPGPGPFPAMLDLWGMGGGLVEYRSALFASRGYASFSLAYIEHKDLPGPKNCLNVDDSYFKTAFHLLRDHPQVCADRVGMIGLSYGVYLALRNATQPGVKPSCLICINGPVGSTIKLSDAGGRTENIESNNKYWEYDDQGLVTFKEISSPANLDPESKVKIENITCPLMYIEGEDDQNASSTDNANLIEETLRAADKSHLFTRLSYPGAGHLIEPPYSPNSRISLWRVKPEKVFTLWGGHLAPHAAAQEDSWKKMLEFMENNLRR
- the LOC128459351 gene encoding acyl-coenzyme A thioesterase 1 isoform X2, which translates into the protein MLGRCVTTMQQLVGMRLKPCFNLHRNLTGLHRAVGAVRWRSSCRPAPLLTAAPVRALIDEQISIKGHFLLPSSPVTVCARMHSEDGDLWEAFAHYNTNADGTVNLSRDHSIGGSYMGCEPMGLFWGLQPAPGAREGLRLRKKYVDTPYVVHISVLDGHVSPSEAQGAELAAVTAERWYMAPGVRRIEIRQNTLVGTLFLPPGPGPFPAMLDLWGMGGGLVEYRSALFASRGYASFSLAYIEHKDLPGPKNCLNVDDSYFKTAFHLLRDHPQVCADRVGMIGLSYGVYLALRNATQPGVKPSCLICINGPVGSTIKLSDAGGRTENIESNNKYWEYDDQGLVTFKEISSPANLDPESKVKIENITCPLMYIEGEDDQNASSTDNANLIEETLRAADKSHLFTRLSYPGAGHLIEPPYSPNSRISLWRVKPEKGESCPIAPDPSLKC